A region of the Salvelinus alpinus chromosome 24, SLU_Salpinus.1, whole genome shotgun sequence genome:
caagcggcgtgtcaagcggcaacaggacccacctacacaggatttctggacatgggaggacgaattggatggtaagggaccttgggctcaaccaggaatatcgccgccccaaagctgagctggaggcagcgaaagcagagaggcggcgatatgaggaggcagcacggaagcaaggctggaagcccgtgagtacaacccaacATTTTATTGGGGggcggctaagaggtagtgggccgagggcaggtaggagacctgcgcccacttcccaggctaaccgtggagagcgggagtacgggcagacaccgtgttacgcagtagagcgcacggtgtctcctgtacgtgttcatagttCCTTACACCAAGGCTGTCACACTGCTGTTTTAGGCATAATTTGTTATAAAGCCTATATATCAAATATACTTTGGGGGAAAACTACGTTTTTTTCAGTTAAGGAAAATGAAATATTTTACCATGAACCTCTGAACAAAATACTGTGAATGAATGATCCATTCCTATATTCCAAGAAGTAGAGGACATCATTTTTCGAAGTCGAGAGAAACTCCATGTTTCCGGCATTCCGCATTCTCTCGGTTATAAAAAGGCCCTAAAAACCTTCGTTGGAGTTTGAAGTGTGATTGGAGGTCGCTGTCCCTGAACCCTTTGCTCTTCTTGACCGGGACGTAACAGGTGTTAAAGCGCGCGGTCTCTTCGCGCCTTTGACTTAAACACACACGTGCCAGCTATCAATGAAATGCAGATCTATGAAAACTTTCCAGTACTTTTAACTGGCATCGGAACGTGCCAAGACACCTTGAGTAAGTTGAATGGTAAATAAGTCATTTAATTATTGAATGTCTGGCTGAGAAAGCAGATGACAACAATAACCAAAAACAAATTTGACCACATTTAAGACATTATGGATTAAGATACCATTGAGACAATGTTTTTAAAGGAAtgtgttttatttgtatttcaaCATACAGGCCTATATATCTGGAAAAACATAGGAACAAGTCCCATAATAAATTAATGTGCAAAAATAGACAAGATATCAGAGTACAACAACTTATACATAGTACATGTTGTAATAGTAAAGTATAGAGAAATTGTACAATATTTAGAATTTATATATTCTTTGCAGTACAACATTGTCATATCACTGCAAATCTATGGAGTCCCTGAGTCCAGTGTTTACAACACTGTATGCATTTAAACACCATAGCAACCTTAGCAGGGCCAAGGCCTCCACACAGACTGGCTGGCTGGAAGGTTCTGAGATTGGGCTTCTTTGGCAGCGTGTCTGTGGGGCAGCTGGGGAGGTTTGGGATCTCCATGTCGGAGTGGAGCTCTGTGAGCATGAGACAGATGTCTCCTGTAGACTTCACAAAGCTGTTGTCTGTAGTGGGACTCCTGTATCTTCATCAGGTGTGAGGACAGGTGGCACATTGTGCTGGGCAGAGAGTTGGAAGAGTGGGCTTTAGCCGGAACTTCGGTGTTCATACAGGCATAGCTGTTCAGACGAGCAGAGAAAGTAGAGTTCAGTGCTGCCTCCAGCTGCAGGCCCTCCCCTTCCTGCCCCAGGAAGTGTGCAGCTCTCTGCAGGCAGCCTGAGAAGCCATCCTGGAAGGGTTGTTGCTTTTCTCCATCTTCACCTTTCTTCCTGTCCCCATCTCCAGTGTTCTGGAGAAAGAGAACAGTGTGTTCCAGGATCTCAGCTTTCTCCACTCTACGCTGAGTCACACCCtgttggagagaaagagagtgcagATTAATGCACAGTCATGCTACCCTTCTCAGAGGAGCTGACACCTGTATGAACTGCATTTAGAGCAGAGTCAAGTTAGAGGTGAACTTCATACTTGATGTAGTGGTCCTTGCAGCAGGGTTCTCAGACTCTCCAGACTGTGGTTCAATCTCTCTCTCCGACGTCTCTCCACCTGAGGCTTGAGGAGCTACAAGAGGAAGATGAAAGGAGATCAGACCAGGGAGATTAGACCAGTGTCTCTGCTAAACCAGTGTGTCTGAAACAGTCACTTTGTACTACAGTAAGGGCTCCTAAAACCTAAATCTATTTACATGGTAGGACTAGCTCCTTAGGTACATTTTAGGAACACATTGTTATTCCAATTTCAATAAAAAGCTAAGAACAAAATAGGCCTGCATGTTTTAGTTGAAATCGATTTTGATTGACTAATAGGTATTACAGATATACTGATGAATATAATCACGTCAAAGGTTAAAATCTCACCATTCTGTCAATTTTCCTGTTCTCTTTTTCCCCAAGTGGTTTCGTCTTTGTTAATCAACAAGCTGCTGTTGTCCTTCATCCAAAGGTCAGAGAATGTCCAGATGTAAATAATCAAGAAGAACAGTAGTATTTCTCTGTGCTGTGTCACTGAATCTGGCATTTCTGTCTCTGAACGACTTTTAAGTCCATAGGAATACGAGGTGACTTTGTACTCCTCCCATTGCCACCGGTAGCCGAACCCTGAGCTTCCCGGCACACGTCTTGTACTGTTGAAATACAATAGAGTAGCCTGCACAAGTTAGAAATGTAATACAAAGTGAATTCGTGGAAGATGTCAGGATAGTCATAAGGAGGATAAATAGTATAATGGGGTGTACAAATCTGTAGGCCGATTGAAACGGACTGATGGCCAATGTAACCCAGTGAAGTGATGAAAGTAGTTGGTTCAAGTTAGTTTGACACAGATCATTGTCGTGCTTTCTCATGGTGTCCCAGGTTTAACAACTTGTATATCAAATAGGACCTCATGGTGCTTCCGTAGAATCCATCACATCCGCAGTAAAACCCCTGGGCACGTGTGCGCTAACAAAAGCCACGCGTATTGTAATTATAACAATGGAGGTGTAAGCGAGAGTCGACGAGTCTCCAGTGTGACACGGATTTGCAAATGAATTAAGTGACACCTCAGCCTCTcaaacacagacaggcacacgcACAGCCACAAGGTATTGTCCATTCCAATCGGCACAACATTTTACCCACAGAACCAACACGCGCTTCTGACTTTGTTAGTGGATGAATATTGCTTTAATACAATTGACTATTACACTATTATTTTGATTTAATTATATTGTTATATTAGCCTATGTTAATTAACATTTCAGAGGTCAATGTGTGCGCGTGAGAACTGGGAACCTGGGAATGCTCCACCAGATAGTCGGTGGCTGTATTTGCTAAATTATGTACAAATTCTAACAGGTAATAAAGAACAAACTGCTGTCTTTCCTACATCTTTTCCCAAGGGAAAAATCTCAGGACAATTTCCCAGTGTATCACATCAGGGACCATATATGATTTTGGTCTCCTCATTTTCTTGGcttgtcaatataactatttcaGGTTAATCTTATAAAAAATGGGGCCTATATTGAGCCACATGCTGTAAAAGGTACTTTGTCTGATAAAGGTAGTGTGAATTTATAATATTATTGGAAGTAGTTGAGATTCCATCACATAACATTCTAATAACCGAATAATATGGTGATATTGATAAATATATATCCTGTCTAAGAAATATGTCTTCCGTCCCAGACTAATATTAATCGGATCAAGTCAGACTTTTTATAATTGCCACACATTGTAATTGTACTGATGATGAACGACATTTGTTAAATATTATTAGCTCAGACTTACTAATTGTAATGAACGCTAATTACGTTGGAATTTGCTTTCAGACTATAGGTTACTCTCGATTTTTGAGAGTAAATCGTTCTATAGTTGTAAACGTTCCTTACACCAAGGCTGTCACACTGCTGTTTTAGGCATAATTTGTTATAAAGCCTATATCAAATATACTTTGGGGGGGAAAACTACGTTTTTTTCAGTTAAGGAAAATGAAATATTTTACCATGATCCTCTGAACAAAATACTGTGAATGAATGATCCATTCCTATATTCCAAGAAGTAGAGGACATCATTTTTCGAAGTCGAGAGAAACTCCATGTTTCCGGCATTCCGCATTCTCTCGGTTATAAAAAGGCCCTAAAAACCTTCGTTGGAGTTTGAAGTGTGATTGGAGGTCGCTGTCCCTGAACCCTTTGCTCTTCTTGACCGGGACGTAACAGGTGTTAAAGCGCGCGGTCTCTTCGCGCCTTTGACTTAAACACACACGTGCCAGCTATCAATGAAATGCAGATCTATGAAAACTTTCCAGTACTTTTAACTGGCATCGGAACGTGCCAAGACACCTTGAGTAAGTTGAATGGTAAATAAGTCATTTAATTATTGAATGTCTGGCTGAGAAAGCAGATGACAACAATAACCAAAAACAAATTTGACACTTTAATACATTATGGATTAAGATACCATTGAGACAATGTTTTTAAAGGAAtgtgttttatttgtatttcaaCATACAGGCCTATATATCTGGAAAAACATAGGAACAAGTCCCATAATAAATTAATGTGCAAAAATAGACAAGATATCAGAGTACAACAACTTATACATAGTACATGTTGTAATAGTAAAGTATAGAGAAATTGTACAATATTTAGAATTTATATATTCTTTGCAGTACAACATTGTCATATCACTGGAAATCTATGGAGTCCCTGAGTCCAGTGTTTACAACACTGTATGCATTTAAACACCATAGCAACCTTAGCAGCAAAGGATGTGGCATCCTGGTTATCAGTTCATAGGATATTGGAGTTGTTTTACAGTTCAATATCCCAATTCAGGCTCCTCTGCTAGATCAGGGCCAAGGCCGCCACACAGACTGGCTGCCTGGGAGGTTCTGAGATTGGGCTTCTTTGGCAGCGTGTCTGTGGGGCAGCTGGGGAGGTTTAGGATCTCCATGTCGGAGTGGAGCTCTGTGAGCATGAGACAGATGTCTCCTGTAGACTTCACAAAGCTGTTGTCTGTAGTGGGACTCCTGTATCTTCATCAGGTGTGAGGACAGGTGGCACATTGTGCTGGGCAGAGAGTTGGAAGAGTGGGCTTTAGCCGGAACTTCGGTGTTCATACAGGCATAGCTGTTCAGACGAGCAGAGAAAGTAGAGTTCAGTGCTGCCTCCAGCTGCAGGCCCTCCCCTTCCTGCCCCAGGAAGTGTGCAGCTCTCTGCAGGCAGCCTGAGAAGCCATCCTGGAAGGGATGTTGCTTTTCTCCATCTTCACCTTTCTTCCTGTCCCCATCTCCAGTGTTCTGGAGAAAGAGAACAGTGTGTTCCAGGATCTCAGTTTTCTCCACTCTACGCTGAGTCACACCCTgttggagagaaagagggtgcaGATTAATGCACTGTCAACGCTACACTTCTCAGAGGAGATGACACCTGTATGAGCTGCATTTAGAGCAGAGTCAAGTTAGAGGTGAACTTCATACTTGATGTAGTGGTCCCTGCAACAGCAGAGTTCTCAGACTCTCCAGACTGtggttcattctctctctccgaCGTCTCTCCACCTGAGGCTTGAGGAGCTACATGAGGAAGATGAAAGGAGATCAGACCAGGGAGATTAGACCAGTGTCTCTGCTAAACCAGTGTGTCTGAAACAGTCACTTTGTACTACAGTATGGGCTAAATATATTTACATGGTTGGACTTGCTCCATAGGTACATTTTAAGAGCACACTGTTTTTCCAATATCTGTCAACAACCTGAGATAAAGCTAAGAACAAAATAGGCTTACATGTTTTAGTTAAAATCGATTTTTATTGACTAATAGGTATTACAGATATACTGATGAATATAATCACTTCAAAGGTTCAAATTTTACCTTTCTGTCCGTTTTCCTGTTCTCTGTTCCCCCAAGTGGTTTCATCTTTGTTAATCAACAAGCTGCTGTTGTCCTTCATCCAGAGGTCAGAGAATGTCCAGATGTAAATAATCAAGAAGAACAGTAGTATTTCTCTGTGCTGTGTCACTGAATCTGGCATTTCTGTCTCTGAACGACTTTTAAGTCCATAGGAATACGAGGTGACTTTGTACTCCTCCCATTGCTACCGGTAGCCAATCCCTGAGCTTCCCTGCGCCTTGTACTGTTGAAATACAATATAGTAGCCTGTGCAAGTTAGAAATGTCCTACAAAGTGAATTCGTGGAAGTCAAGATAGTCATAAGGAGGATAAATAGTATAATGGGGTGTAAAAATCTGTAGGCCTATTGAAACAGGCTGATAGCCAATGTAACACAGTGAATGAAGTGACGAGAGCAGTTGGTTGAAATTATTTCAACATAGCTCATTGTCTTCCTTTCGGACGCTGTCCCACGTTTAACAACTTGTGTATCAAAGAGGACCTCATGGCACTTCGGTACAAGCCATCACATCCGCAGTAACACCCTTTCGCATGTGTTCGAAAGCGCTAACAAATGGCACGCGTATTGTAATTACAAGAGAGGTGTAGGCGAGAGTCGACCAGTCTCCAGTGTGACACGGatttacaaatgaattaagtGACACCTCAGCCTCTCAAACACGGACAGGCACACACGCATAGCCAAAGGGTACTGCCCATTCCAGTTGCCACAGAATTTTACGCACAGACCCAACACGTGTTTTTTACTTTGTTTTTTAaaaatataacctttatttaacacggcaagtcagttaaaaaacaagttcttatttacaatgacaacctataGGGGAGTAAATAccttgttcagaacgacagatttgtacctagtCAGTTCGGaaattcaatccagcaaccttccggctatcggcccaacgctctaaccactaggctacctgtcgctcgTAGATGAATATTGCTTTAATACAATTCACTATTACATAGATACTATTATTTAGATTGAATTACATTATTATATTAGCCTATGTTAATTAACATTTCAGATGTCGATGTGTGCCGGTGAGAACTGTGAACCTGGGAATGCTCCACCAGACAGTCGGTGGCGGTATTTGCTAAATGATGTACAAATTCTAACAGGTAATAAAGAACAAACTGCTGTCTATCCTACATCTTTTCCCAAGGGAAAAATCTCAGGACAATTTCCCAGTGTATCACATCAGGGACCATATATGATTTTGATCTCCCCATTTTCTTGGCATGTCAATAGAACTATTTCAGGataatcatttttttttaaatggggccTATATTGAGCCACATGCTGTAAAGGGTACTTCGTCTGATAAAGGTAATGTGATTTAATAGTATTATTGGAAGTGATTGTGGtcacgtgtggctcagttggtagagaatgGCAGCTGCAATGCGGGTGTTGTTTGGTCGATTCTCACCGCAGACCAGTATGAGCAAATATGAATGTACTCACTGCTGTACGTCGctgtggataagagcgtctgctagatGACTGAACTTTGGAAGTTCCCTCACAGATCATTTCTATTAACCGAACCATTATCCCACTCATAAATTCATTGGATCTCATCAGAGCAAATTTAATAACCACACATTGTAAGTGTACTGATGATGAACCACATGTGTTAAACATTTCTATCTTAGACTTACTAATATTAATGAATGTTAATTACGTTGGAAGTTGCTTTTAGGCTAGTTTTGATATTTGAGAGTAAATCGATCAATATATGTAAACTCTCCTTAAACCAAGGATTTCCCCCTGCTGGTTTAGGAATAATTTGTTATAAAGCCTACATACCATAGCtctatgaaataaaaaaaatctgttaaGAAAAGCTAATATTGTCTCATTAACCTCTGAACAAATGACTGTGAATGAATTATCCTTTTCAATAACCCAACGAGACGAGGACATCATTTTTGTATATTTGAGAATGTCAAGAGAAGCTCCTTGTTTCCGGTAGATGGCATACTCTCGGGTTATAGAAAGGCCCCAAAAATCTTCCGTTGAATTTGAGGTGTGATTGAAGGTTGCTGTCACGTAGCACTTTGATGTTCATGCCCGGGTCCGCACAACATGAGGTTTCAAAGCGCGTGGTCTCTACGCACCTTTGACCTAAACACACACGTGCCAGCTATCAATGAAATGCAGATCTATGATAACTTTGCAATAATTTTAACTGGCATCGGAACGTACTGGATCGTGCTGGAAAGTGCCACTACATTAGCAGATGATAAGCATAACTAAAAACACAGGTTATACTGCTATAAATTATGGATTAAGATACCATTGAGACAATGTTTTTAAAGGAATGTTTTTTAATTGTATTTCAACATACAGGCCTATCTGAAAAACATAGGAACAAGTCCCAGAATAAATTAATGTGCAAAATAGACAAGATATCAGAGTACCTCAACTTATACATAGTACATGTTATAATACTACAGTATAGAGTAATTGTACAATATTTAGAATTTATATTTGCTTTGCAGTACAACACTGTCATATCACTGCAAATCTATGGAGTCCCTGAGTCCAGTGTTTACAACACTGTATGCATTTAAACACCATAGCAACCTCAGCAGCAAAGGATGTGGCATCCTGGTTATCAGTTCATAGGATATTAGAGTTGTTTC
Encoded here:
- the LOC139551952 gene encoding transcription factor HES-7.1-like, whose protein sequence is MKPLGGTENRKTDRKLLKPQVERRRRERMNHSLESLRTLLLQGPLHQGVTQRRVEKTEILEHTVLFLQNTGDGDRKKGEDGEKQHPFQDGFSGCLQRAAHFLGQEGEGLQLEAALNSTFSARLNSYACMNTEVPAKAHSSNSLPSTMCHLSSHLMKIQESHYRQQLCEVYRRHLSHAHRAPLRHGDPKPPQLPHRHAAKEAQSQNLPGSQSVWRPWP